The following proteins come from a genomic window of Acinonyx jubatus isolate Ajub_Pintada_27869175 chromosome C1, VMU_Ajub_asm_v1.0, whole genome shotgun sequence:
- the MAGOH gene encoding protein mago nashi homolog — translation MESDFYLRYYVGHKGKFGHEFLEFEFRPDGKLRYANNSNYKNDVMIRKEAYVHKSVMEELKRIIDDSEITKEDDALWPPPDRVGRQELEIVIGDEHISFTTSKIGSLIDVNQSKDPEGLRVFYYLVQDLKCLVFSLIGLHFKIKPI, via the exons ATGGAGAGTGACTTTTATCTGCGTTACTACGTGGGTCACAAGGGCAAGTTCGGCCACGAGTTCCTGGAGTTTGAGTTCCGACCAGACG GGAAATTGAGATATGCCAACAACAGCAATTACAAAAATGACGTCATGATCAGAAAAGAG GCTTATGTACATAAAAGTGTAATGGAGGAACTGAAGAGAATAATTGATGACAGTGAAATTACCAAAGAGGATGATGCTTTGTGGCCTCCTCCTGACCGAGTAGGCCGACAG gAGCTTGAAATTGTCATTGGAGATGAACACATTTCTTTCACAACATCAAAAATTGGTTCTCTTATCGATGTCAATCAATCCAA ggatccagAAGGCCTACGAGTATTTTATTATCTTGTCCAGGACCTAAAGTGTTTGGTCTTCAGTCTTATTGGATTACACTTCAAGATTAAGCCAATCTAG